Within Mycobacteriales bacterium, the genomic segment GTACGACTCGCGCAACCGTCCGATCGCCGCCGACTCGGGCGCGGGCGCGTACTCCCACTCGGCCATGCACCCCACTGTATTGCCCCTGCGCCCCCGCCCCGGTCACCCCGCCTGCCTTCTCAGCGCAGCAGGCCGTGCTGGTACGCGTAGGCGACGGCCTGGGCCCGGTCGCGGGCGTCGATCTTGGTCAGCAGGTGGTTGACGTGCGTCTTCACGGTGGCCTCGCTGATGACCAGGCGGTCCGCGATCTCGGTGTTCGAC encodes:
- a CDS encoding LuxR C-terminal-related transcriptional regulator, with translation SNTEIADRLVISEATVKTHVNHLLTKIDARDRAQAVAYAYQHGLLR